A genomic window from Sulfurimonas paralvinellae includes:
- a CDS encoding RNA degradosome polyphosphate kinase, which produces MTTLNLKNPNLYNNREISWLQFNTRVLKQAQDDSLPLLERLKFLAIYGTNLDEFYMIRVAGLKKLFAAGIIVSGPDKLTPLQQLREIRSYLHQEQQVVEHCRSEILKKLEPEGISVKIYEELNNQEKHKVNQYFNENIYPVIIPIAVDATHPFPHLNNLSFGLIVKLRDNDNDNIERFGIIRVPRVLNRFVELDGGIYVPIESVVEKHVDELFPGYSLIKYAPFRVTRNADIAIEEEEADDFMEILEEGLKLRRKGEMVRLEVGSDADDEIINFINRHTNVYKDDIYTFHTFLNLSSLWQIVSNRDFAHLLLPPFKPKTLPPFDTSENIFATLEKQDVLMYHPYESFEPVIKLIQVAAKDPDVVSIKMTLYRSGTNSPIVKALMDASESGKQVTVMVELKARFDEENNLLWAKALEKSGAHVIYGIKGFKVHAKAALVTRRKNGKLKQYAHLGTGNYNPSTAKIYTDMSYMTSKDDVTNDLTRFFHFLTGFSKKGKLNELYMAPSQIKPKLLSLIHNETRQGANGHIIAKINSLVDEDIIRALYKASQAGVKVELIVRGICCLKPGIKGVSENIRVISILGKYLEHARAFYFKNDATQVYISSADWMPRNLVRRIELLTAVKDEAAQKKIIQILKLQCSDNVLAHELQNDGTYLKLKHNGQKAINNHKLLEDYVNKIAKATKKETSTYVQQLVERLFIES; this is translated from the coding sequence ATGACAACGCTCAATCTAAAAAATCCAAATCTCTATAACAACCGTGAAATTTCCTGGCTGCAGTTCAATACAAGAGTCTTAAAACAGGCACAGGATGATTCACTGCCACTTTTAGAGCGACTTAAATTCCTTGCCATCTACGGTACTAATTTAGATGAGTTTTATATGATCCGTGTTGCAGGACTAAAAAAGCTTTTTGCAGCAGGCATCATTGTATCGGGTCCAGACAAACTCACACCGCTGCAGCAGCTGCGTGAGATACGAAGCTACCTCCACCAAGAGCAGCAGGTAGTTGAGCACTGCAGAAGTGAGATTCTTAAAAAACTCGAACCTGAAGGTATCAGCGTCAAGATTTATGAGGAGTTGAACAATCAGGAAAAACACAAAGTCAATCAGTACTTCAACGAAAATATCTATCCGGTCATTATTCCTATTGCCGTTGATGCTACACACCCTTTTCCTCACCTTAACAATCTCAGTTTCGGCCTCATCGTCAAACTGCGCGACAATGACAATGACAACATAGAACGCTTCGGCATCATCCGTGTTCCTCGTGTTTTGAACCGTTTTGTCGAACTTGACGGCGGTATCTATGTCCCTATTGAGAGTGTCGTTGAAAAACATGTCGATGAACTCTTTCCGGGTTACTCACTCATAAAATATGCGCCGTTTCGGGTAACAAGAAATGCCGATATTGCCATAGAAGAGGAAGAAGCCGATGATTTTATGGAGATTCTCGAAGAGGGTCTAAAACTCCGCCGTAAAGGAGAGATGGTACGCCTGGAAGTCGGTTCCGATGCCGATGATGAGATCATTAACTTTATCAACAGACATACGAATGTCTATAAAGACGATATCTATACTTTCCATACCTTTTTAAATCTCTCCTCGCTTTGGCAGATAGTTTCCAACCGCGACTTTGCACATCTGCTGCTGCCGCCTTTTAAACCAAAAACGCTGCCGCCTTTTGATACAAGCGAAAATATATTTGCAACTTTGGAAAAGCAGGATGTTTTGATGTACCATCCTTATGAGAGTTTCGAGCCGGTCATCAAGCTTATTCAGGTTGCAGCAAAAGATCCTGATGTCGTCTCCATCAAAATGACACTCTATCGTTCAGGTACGAACTCTCCTATCGTAAAAGCATTGATGGATGCCAGTGAAAGCGGCAAACAGGTTACCGTTATGGTTGAACTTAAAGCCCGATTTGATGAGGAGAATAACCTTTTGTGGGCAAAGGCACTCGAAAAATCGGGAGCGCATGTTATCTACGGCATCAAAGGCTTTAAAGTTCACGCAAAAGCAGCCCTTGTAACACGTAGAAAAAATGGCAAGCTCAAACAGTATGCCCATCTCGGAACAGGAAACTACAACCCTTCCACAGCAAAGATATACACAGATATGAGTTATATGACAAGTAAGGATGATGTAACAAATGATCTCACGCGCTTCTTTCACTTCTTAACAGGCTTTAGTAAAAAAGGAAAGCTCAACGAGCTTTATATGGCACCGTCACAGATAAAACCAAAACTGCTCTCACTCATTCATAATGAAACACGACAGGGGGCAAACGGGCATATCATTGCAAAGATCAACTCTTTGGTTGATGAAGACATCATACGCGCACTTTACAAAGCAAGTCAGGCAGGTGTCAAAGTCGAGCTTATTGTTCGTGGTATCTGCTGCTTGAAACCAGGTATAAAAGGCGTGAGTGAAAATATCCGCGTTATCTCCATTTTAGGAAAGTATCTTGAACACGCCCGTGCTTTTTACTTTAAGAACGATGCCACTCAAGTCTATATCTCAAGTGCGGACTGGATGCCGAGAAATCTTGTGCGAAGAATCGAGCTTTTAACAGCTGTAAAAGATGAAGCGGCACAAAAAAAGATCATTCAAATTCTGAAGTTGCAGTGTTCAGACAATGTTCTCGCCCATGAACTTCAAAATGATGGAACATATCTCAAACTCAAGCACAACGGACAAAAAGCGATAAACAATCATAAACTTTTAGAAGATTATGTCAACAAGATAGCAAAAGCGACAAAAAAAGAGACCTCAACCTATGTCCAGCAGCTTGTCGAGCGTC
- a CDS encoding apolipoprotein N-acyltransferase gives MNRITKDILLGITTALFFSAFIYFEYFGLTSKLLNTIFGLLGISMMLYIPKRSVLVAGFFIGLLWFYWIGYSFKYQGVGYMEPIVTIGFGFVYLLFFAPLAFTNNALIRALFLFGLSYFYPFNWNWMQIELLFVNSYIGVYKYQLILVLLALSLPSLLAKNSNKVYRYLPLLLLIGAINYGYPPQHEAPLKIKLVATDIKQEYKWTREALEPTVYMVFTEIQHAINEGYDVVVLPESVFPLFMNQTPKLIEQLQKFSQKITIVAGSLLKEDGKNYNVTYIFDKGSYKVAKKLVLVPFGEYIPLPKFAQKFINDTFFSGASDFVTAKEPTDFLIKGVKFRNAICYEATTPQLFKGDVKYMIAISNNAWFAPSIEPTIQKLLMEYYARKNGVTIYHAANYKGTGIIQ, from the coding sequence ATGAATAGAATTACAAAAGATATTTTGCTCGGCATTACTACAGCACTATTTTTCAGTGCTTTTATATATTTTGAATATTTCGGACTGACAAGCAAGCTGCTAAACACCATTTTTGGACTCCTTGGGATCAGCATGATGCTTTACATTCCCAAGCGTTCTGTTTTGGTTGCAGGTTTTTTCATCGGACTGCTCTGGTTTTATTGGATAGGATACAGTTTCAAGTATCAGGGTGTCGGCTATATGGAACCCATCGTTACCATTGGTTTTGGGTTTGTCTATCTTCTCTTTTTTGCACCGCTGGCTTTTACTAACAATGCTCTCATCAGAGCGTTATTTCTTTTTGGACTCAGCTACTTTTACCCTTTTAACTGGAACTGGATGCAGATTGAGTTGCTCTTTGTTAACAGCTACATCGGTGTGTACAAATATCAGCTCATACTCGTTCTCTTGGCACTTTCACTGCCCTCTTTACTCGCCAAAAACTCCAACAAAGTGTACAGATATCTGCCGCTTTTGCTGCTCATCGGTGCAATCAACTACGGTTATCCACCGCAACACGAAGCACCACTGAAAATAAAACTCGTAGCAACCGATATCAAGCAGGAGTATAAATGGACAAGAGAGGCACTTGAGCCTACCGTTTACATGGTTTTTACAGAAATTCAACATGCCATCAATGAAGGCTACGATGTCGTTGTACTTCCTGAATCCGTCTTTCCTCTTTTTATGAATCAGACACCAAAATTGATAGAACAGCTTCAAAAATTCTCTCAAAAGATCACCATCGTTGCCGGTTCACTTTTAAAAGAAGATGGCAAAAACTACAATGTCACCTATATATTTGACAAAGGCAGCTATAAAGTCGCCAAAAAACTCGTTCTTGTTCCCTTTGGTGAGTATATTCCACTGCCGAAATTTGCTCAGAAGTTCATCAACGATACCTTTTTCAGTGGAGCAAGTGATTTTGTAACAGCCAAAGAACCGACAGACTTTCTCATCAAAGGCGTGAAGTTTCGCAATGCCATCTGTTATGAAGCGACAACGCCGCAGCTTTTCAAGGGAGATGTAAAATACATGATAGCCATCAGTAACAATGCCTGGTTTGCACCTTCCATTGAACCGACAATCCAAAAACTGCTGATGGAATACTATGCCCGAAAGAACGGTGTTACCATCTACCATGCAGCCAATTACAAAGGCACAGGTATTATCCAATAA
- the yajC gene encoding preprotein translocase subunit YajC, whose translation MEIISQLLPFIFLIAIMYYVIIRPQQKEAKAKKEMLEALKKGDKVVTNGGFIVVVHKVEENFVSVKMNEDTIVKIVKDSIAKKYEDEA comes from the coding sequence ATGGAAATTATTTCGCAACTGTTACCGTTTATATTTTTAATTGCAATTATGTATTATGTAATTATTCGCCCACAACAAAAAGAGGCAAAAGCCAAAAAAGAGATGCTCGAAGCTCTTAAAAAAGGTGACAAGGTCGTCACTAACGGTGGATTCATCGTTGTTGTTCACAAGGTCGAAGAGAATTTCGTCTCTGTGAAAATGAACGAAGATACAATCGTAAAAATTGTAAAAGATTCCATTGCAAAGAAGTATGAGGATGAAGCTTAA
- the secD gene encoding protein translocase subunit SecD — translation MKLNYRIVIFALAIVFGIVFSIPSLLQTQNGKKITLGLDLQGGLHMLLGVKTDEAIKSRIKSVAASVKHFADRNDILIDGLTFDENSVRFEVLDSDELQAFNDFLSKIDGAKTDIQGDVITLTFTPQEVQKIKKLAITQAIETIRNRLDQFGLSEPIVARQGKDKILVELAGIKTAQEEQRARELISRAAKLELMAVDEARNARVYNMSDTDAAAYGDVILPDAKNPKIKYLVHEIPILDGSMLTGANVGFDKNNRPVIDFKLNSEGADIFGDFTGKNVGKRLAIVLDGKVFSAPNINERIGGGAGQISGNYTVLEAKDLAIALRSGALLAPIYLMEKRSVGPSLGADSIKASMIALIGGFALVIVFMIVYYRMAGVIANIALIANLILLLAIMSLFGATLTLPGMAGIVLTVGMAVDANVIISERIRELIYEGKSMHKAIEDGYSNAMSAILDANITTLIAAVVLYVYGTGAIKGFAITMSIGILASMLTAILGTHGIYDLLEKKISKSKDYKFWFGIKG, via the coding sequence ATGAAGCTTAATTACCGCATAGTCATTTTCGCTCTTGCCATAGTTTTCGGTATTGTTTTTTCAATACCTTCTCTGTTGCAAACGCAAAATGGTAAAAAAATAACCTTAGGCCTTGATCTTCAAGGCGGTCTACATATGCTTCTTGGTGTTAAAACCGATGAAGCGATCAAAAGTCGAATCAAATCAGTAGCAGCAAGTGTCAAACACTTTGCGGATAGAAACGATATCCTGATAGATGGTCTCACTTTTGATGAGAACAGTGTTCGATTTGAAGTGCTTGACAGTGATGAACTGCAGGCTTTTAATGATTTCCTATCAAAGATAGATGGTGCAAAAACAGATATTCAAGGTGATGTGATCACGCTTACTTTTACACCGCAGGAAGTTCAAAAGATTAAAAAACTTGCCATCACGCAAGCTATTGAGACGATCAGAAACAGACTTGATCAGTTTGGTCTTTCTGAGCCGATAGTCGCACGTCAGGGAAAAGATAAGATTCTTGTAGAACTTGCAGGTATCAAAACGGCACAGGAAGAACAACGTGCGCGTGAGCTTATCAGCCGTGCTGCAAAACTTGAACTTATGGCAGTCGATGAAGCAAGAAATGCCCGTGTGTACAATATGAGTGATACAGATGCAGCGGCATATGGTGATGTAATCCTGCCCGATGCAAAGAATCCGAAGATCAAGTATCTTGTACATGAGATTCCTATTTTAGACGGCAGTATGCTTACAGGTGCCAATGTCGGTTTTGATAAGAACAACCGTCCTGTCATTGACTTTAAACTCAACTCAGAAGGTGCTGACATTTTCGGTGACTTTACCGGTAAGAATGTAGGAAAACGTTTGGCTATCGTTCTTGACGGCAAGGTCTTTTCCGCACCGAATATCAATGAACGTATCGGTGGCGGTGCGGGTCAGATCTCCGGAAACTATACTGTTTTAGAAGCAAAAGACTTGGCAATCGCTTTACGTTCTGGTGCACTGCTTGCTCCAATTTATTTAATGGAAAAACGTTCTGTCGGTCCAAGTTTGGGTGCAGACAGTATTAAAGCTTCGATGATAGCACTTATCGGCGGTTTTGCACTGGTTATTGTCTTTATGATCGTTTACTATCGCATGGCCGGTGTCATTGCAAATATCGCACTTATTGCCAACTTAATCCTACTCTTGGCTATTATGAGCCTTTTTGGTGCAACGCTAACGCTGCCGGGAATGGCGGGCATTGTTTTAACGGTCGGTATGGCAGTTGATGCCAACGTCATCATCTCTGAGCGGATTCGTGAGCTTATTTATGAAGGCAAGTCTATGCATAAAGCTATTGAAGATGGTTACTCAAATGCTATGAGCGCAATTTTGGATGCAAATATTACGACACTTATTGCAGCGGTTGTTCTCTATGTTTACGGAACAGGTGCGATCAAAGGGTTTGCCATTACGATGAGTATCGGTATCTTGGCATCGATGCTTACAGCGATATTGGGAACTCACGGTATTTATGATCTGCTTGAGAAAAAAATATCAAAAAGTAAAGACTACAAATTTTGGTTTGGGATTAAGGGGTAA
- the secF gene encoding protein translocase subunit SecF: MEFFRYKSALNFMGKSKIAIAISITLMLLSYGILFTKGFNYGIDFAGGTIVQVKYDKTAPIKEMREKLQSNKLFENASITEFGSPDEVVIRMKTTTGNVTQDIGDITREALKGTGNFEIRRVDIVGPKVGGELREKGIMSMLLAIAGILIYVAFRFEWRFAVASIVALVHDVSIASGFVALFGIEVNLDVLAALLTLLGYSLNDTIIVFDRIREGIVTSKNMTLEEIINESITRTLSRTTLTSLTTFFVVFTLFMFGGEIIHPFAFTMLIGIIIGTYSSIFVASPILLWFGFDVKKYHTKLAEKAKREAEKERMRAQFESGVM; the protein is encoded by the coding sequence ATGGAATTTTTTAGATATAAATCAGCCCTTAATTTTATGGGCAAATCAAAAATAGCAATAGCGATTTCGATAACTTTGATGCTGCTTTCGTATGGTATTTTATTTACGAAAGGTTTTAACTACGGTATTGACTTCGCCGGAGGAACAATTGTTCAGGTCAAATATGACAAAACGGCACCAATCAAAGAGATGCGTGAGAAGCTTCAAAGCAATAAGCTTTTTGAAAATGCTTCCATTACAGAGTTTGGTTCTCCTGATGAGGTTGTTATTCGTATGAAAACAACGACAGGCAATGTTACACAGGATATCGGAGACATCACACGTGAAGCATTGAAAGGTACCGGAAACTTTGAAATCCGCCGTGTCGATATTGTCGGACCGAAGGTTGGAGGCGAGCTGCGTGAAAAAGGCATTATGTCTATGCTTTTGGCGATTGCGGGTATTCTTATCTATGTTGCTTTTCGATTCGAGTGGCGTTTTGCCGTTGCTTCTATCGTAGCATTAGTGCATGATGTTTCCATCGCAAGCGGCTTTGTCGCACTCTTTGGCATAGAAGTGAATTTAGATGTCTTAGCGGCACTCCTTACACTGTTAGGGTATTCGCTTAATGATACCATTATTGTATTTGACCGTATCCGTGAGGGAATAGTCACTTCTAAAAACATGACACTTGAAGAGATCATCAATGAATCGATCACACGTACGCTCTCAAGAACGACATTGACTTCACTAACGACATTCTTTGTTGTATTTACGCTTTTCATGTTCGGTGGTGAGATCATTCATCCGTTTGCGTTTACGATGCTTATCGGTATTATCATCGGTACATATTCATCTATCTTTGTTGCTTCACCGATTCTACTTTGGTTTGGTTTCGATGTGAAAAAATATCATACGAAACTTGCCGAAAAAGCAAAGAGAGAAGCAGAAAAAGAGCGTATGCGTGCACAATTTGAATCAGGAGTGATGTAA
- a CDS encoding DUF6394 family protein, with protein MDWGKVVYVFFSLMSLTSIAGFLYENTAISLFVAASVNLVSTILKIGVRNLLSAELLASSLVADLHLIPAFIFLVIVHDDSWAIALSIGALIANIFSMGLVYIESSKTQEEY; from the coding sequence ATGGACTGGGGTAAGGTAGTATATGTTTTTTTCTCTTTAATGAGTTTAACCTCAATTGCGGGGTTTTTATATGAAAATACAGCAATTTCTCTCTTTGTGGCGGCAAGTGTGAACCTTGTTTCTACGATCTTGAAGATTGGGGTTAGAAATCTGCTCTCTGCAGAGCTTTTGGCATCTTCTTTGGTAGCCGATCTGCACCTTATCCCTGCTTTTATATTTTTGGTCATTGTTCATGATGACTCATGGGCGATCGCCCTCTCTATCGGAGCACTCATCGCAAACATCTTCTCTATGGGACTTGTTTATATAGAAAGCTCCAAAACACAAGAAGAATATTAG
- the leuS gene encoding leucine--tRNA ligase has product MEYSAQNIEKKWQEYWKINESFEPSEDFTQEKKYILSMFPFPSGRLHMGHVRNYSISDAFARYHRQQGKNVLHPIGFDSFGMPAENAAIKNGSHPKSWTYDNIDYMKNEFYSLGFSFSRKRELATSDELYTKFEQGFIIDMYNKGLLYREKGMLNWCPHDQTVLANEQVVDGCCWRCDTPIVKKDMNQYYFKITAYADELLKDLKKLEDGWPKQVLTMQENWIGKSNGLAFDLYFDNDSKEKLHHKFERFDVFTTRPDTIYGVSYTALAPEHEIVTYMIENKLLDDDIIAQINAMKNASSIDRQKEKAGLSLGLNVLHPLTGKSIPVWIANFVLMDYGSGAVMAVPAHDDRDFDFAKKYDLPIHAVIKPFEGEHDFSRSAFTEVGELINSGDFDGMNSKKAQQHIIAMFEEKGIGKKTTNYKLKDWGVSRQRYWGAPIPFVHCDQCGLVMEKKENLPIALPEDVEITGEGNPLENHPTWKYCKCPECGGDATRETDTMDTFVESSWYFLRFCASPQNWEKEAFSAQQIKYWMSVDHYIGGIEHAILHLLYARFFTKVFRDLGYLDFDEPFERLLTQGMVLKDGAKMSKSKGNTVDPDAIIEKYGADTARLFILFAAPPTQELEWNDSAVEGAFRFIKRFFERSTNVVPCQSKPEIDHDSLSKEEKFARKKVYEALKRSEEVYNERYTFNTMIAGVMEAMNALNAQSNPDVWSEAYWILTAIMEPVIPHTAWEISEKYFNLKNFAPQEIIEAVFVEDSISLGVSVNGKKRGEIEVAADADKDAIIEAAKAEVAKWLEGKEIVKEIVVPKKLVNLVIKG; this is encoded by the coding sequence TTGGAATACAGCGCACAAAATATTGAAAAAAAATGGCAAGAGTATTGGAAAATAAACGAAAGTTTTGAGCCTAGTGAGGATTTTACGCAGGAAAAGAAATATATTTTATCTATGTTTCCTTTTCCAAGCGGACGTCTGCACATGGGGCATGTGAGAAACTACTCTATCTCTGATGCTTTTGCACGTTATCACAGACAGCAGGGGAAAAATGTTCTGCATCCTATCGGTTTTGACAGTTTCGGAATGCCTGCTGAAAATGCTGCGATCAAAAACGGCTCACATCCAAAATCATGGACCTATGACAACATAGACTACATGAAAAATGAGTTTTACTCACTCGGTTTTTCATTCTCACGCAAGCGTGAGCTGGCAACCTCTGATGAGCTTTACACAAAATTTGAGCAGGGCTTTATCATTGATATGTACAATAAAGGTCTGCTTTATCGCGAAAAAGGGATGCTCAACTGGTGCCCGCACGATCAGACGGTCCTTGCAAACGAGCAGGTTGTTGACGGATGCTGCTGGCGTTGTGATACACCGATCGTTAAAAAAGATATGAACCAGTACTACTTCAAGATCACTGCCTATGCGGATGAACTTTTAAAAGACCTCAAAAAGCTTGAAGACGGCTGGCCGAAACAGGTGCTTACAATGCAGGAGAACTGGATAGGCAAATCAAACGGTTTGGCGTTCGATCTCTATTTTGATAATGATTCAAAAGAGAAACTGCACCATAAATTTGAACGTTTCGATGTCTTTACGACTCGTCCTGATACTATTTACGGTGTCAGTTATACGGCACTTGCTCCTGAACATGAGATTGTCACTTATATGATAGAGAACAAGCTCTTGGATGATGATATCATTGCTCAGATCAATGCGATGAAAAATGCCTCTTCAATAGATAGACAAAAAGAGAAAGCAGGGCTGTCTTTAGGATTAAATGTGCTGCATCCGCTTACCGGTAAAAGCATTCCTGTATGGATTGCAAACTTTGTTTTGATGGATTATGGAAGTGGTGCCGTTATGGCAGTGCCTGCTCATGATGATAGAGACTTTGATTTTGCAAAAAAATATGACCTTCCTATTCATGCCGTCATCAAACCTTTTGAAGGAGAACATGATTTTTCAAGATCTGCCTTTACGGAAGTTGGTGAGTTGATCAACTCAGGCGATTTTGATGGTATGAACTCTAAAAAAGCGCAACAGCATATCATTGCAATGTTCGAAGAGAAAGGCATTGGTAAAAAGACGACAAACTATAAACTCAAAGATTGGGGTGTGAGCCGTCAACGTTACTGGGGTGCGCCTATCCCATTTGTTCATTGTGATCAATGCGGTCTTGTGATGGAGAAAAAAGAGAACCTACCGATCGCTCTTCCTGAAGATGTGGAAATTACAGGTGAAGGAAACCCGTTGGAGAATCATCCGACATGGAAGTACTGCAAATGTCCTGAGTGTGGCGGTGATGCTACACGTGAGACAGATACAATGGATACTTTCGTCGAGTCAAGCTGGTACTTTTTGCGTTTTTGTGCATCGCCGCAGAACTGGGAAAAAGAGGCTTTTTCAGCCCAGCAGATAAAATACTGGATGAGTGTGGATCACTATATCGGCGGGATAGAACATGCCATTTTGCACCTGCTCTATGCACGTTTCTTTACAAAGGTCTTCCGTGATTTAGGCTATCTGGACTTTGATGAGCCGTTCGAGAGGCTTCTCACGCAGGGAATGGTACTCAAAGACGGTGCAAAAATGTCCAAATCAAAAGGCAATACTGTCGATCCTGATGCTATCATTGAAAAATACGGGGCTGATACTGCAAGACTTTTTATTCTCTTTGCTGCACCGCCGACACAGGAGTTGGAGTGGAATGACAGTGCTGTAGAAGGGGCGTTTCGATTTATAAAACGTTTTTTTGAACGAAGCACGAATGTTGTGCCATGTCAAAGTAAGCCGGAAATTGACCATGACAGTCTTTCAAAAGAGGAAAAATTTGCTCGTAAGAAGGTTTATGAAGCATTGAAACGTTCCGAAGAAGTATATAATGAACGTTATACTTTCAATACAATGATAGCCGGTGTCATGGAAGCGATGAATGCACTCAATGCGCAAAGCAATCCTGATGTTTGGAGCGAAGCATATTGGATTTTAACAGCTATTATGGAACCGGTCATTCCGCATACTGCATGGGAGATCAGTGAGAAATACTTTAATCTCAAAAACTTCGCACCTCAAGAGATCATAGAAGCGGT